Within Romeriopsis navalis LEGE 11480, the genomic segment AGGTTGGGATCAGGCACAGTCCCTTCTGTCGCTTCGATTTTGAGTGGCAATAACTCCGGTTTGGGTAGCATCGCGGGTTGGCCCATCCCATCCCGCAGAAATCCCGTCGAAATCGCGCGGTGATCATGAAAGTTATGACATCCGGCAGTCCAACAACCATCCGGAGCAAACCCATCATGGCTCTTCATTTCACCCTTAATCACACCTTCGTGACAGGTCATACAAAGATCGGCTTGCAAATGCACACCTCGACTAAAAATGTGTACATGCTCGTTGTGACAAGCGGTACAGGTGAGCACATCCATCCGTTCACGATATTCGGCCCAACGGGGATCAAGGAATTTCTTCTTCCCGTGGATATCCTCTTTTAGCTCCGCTTGATGACAACGATTGCAGGTGTCATTACTGACTGGCTTAAATCCATCATGACAAGATTCACAGGAAGCCTCAAACAGTTGATGCTCATTGGATGTGGGGCCGGGCAAAAAGATCGTACGGTGATCACCTTCGATCGCGAAGGCTGAACCCAACCCCACAATCAGGACTAAGCAAAGACTAATTACAACTGTGCGCAAATTGAGAGTTTTGCTGAATTTGAAAGCCATTCTGCGGTTCCATCAAGACCAGTTATGCCGCTAACGCCACATAACTCAAACAATGGATTATCCGACTAGCAAGCGCCGCCAGATAATCCCAACATCAGCACATCCAACCACCGGGATTGACAACTTTATTTGCCACCAAACAAGTTGGCAAACACACCGAGAATCCCCTTCGGCGCAATCTCTTTACTAATCGGCGATTCGGCAGGCAGCGCCACTTCCGCCGCAGAATAATCTGCCCCTTTCAGCATCACTTCAGTGATTACCCCATAGGCATCCACCCAAGCCTGCTTCACGTCCGGCGTCCAATCTGCCCCTAAATAAGACTCAAAGGTTTTTAATAACGCTGACCCGACCAATGGATAATGCTCTGGCAACGCGCCGTATTTCACATGCCGGGCGCCCAAACCCTCTAGTGCACCCACAAGGGCCTCGGAATTACGCAAGTTTTCGACCACAAACACCAAGGACTTCACCAACTTGCTGGCCTGCTGCTCCAGACTGACATGGGCGAACAACGGTTTGGCCGCTGGCGAATCAGTAAATAACGTGTCATAGAAGCTGGCCGCAAACTCACTCGCCTGGGGCTTGATCTTTTCAAAACTCTGTTCTAGCAGCTCCACTGGCAAGCCAGGTGCCTCTTCCTCTGGCAAGGCCACCTCCGCCTCAGAATAATCTGCCCCTTTCAGCATCACTTCAGTGATCACACCATAAGCGTCAACCCAAGCCTGCTTTACGTCTGGCGTCCAATCTGCCCCCAGATAAGACTCAAATGTTTTCAACAGTGCGGCACCCACTAGCGGATAATGCTCTGGCAATGCGCCATATTTAACATGCCGCGCCCCCAAACCCTCTAGTGCGCCGACAAGGGCTTCCGAGTTGCGCAAGTTATTAACCACAAACACCAAGGACTTGAGCAACTTACCCGCTTGTTCCTCAATACTTACATGAGCAAACAACGGCTTCGCGGCTGGCGCATCTGTAAACAAGGTGTCATAGAAACTAGCCGCAAACGCTTCTGCTTGGGGCTTTACTTTCTCGAAACTCTGCTCTAGCAGTTCAACTTGCAGGGACATCCTAAACCTCTTTCACAGCCGAATAAAATTACACAACTAAACAAGACCCAACCACCTACGAAACAAGCACTACGGAAAAATCAGCAGCGTCTTATCAGAACTGGGAAAAAATTACATTGGGACAAAACTTACTTAAGCAACCGCACTTCACCCAATCACAACAATCGAATCGCCTCAAAGTATGAATCAACGCATTCGCAGGCATAGCGCTAAATCAGCAAAGCCAAGCAACCGTCCATTTTTTCTTGACGCGGTCACATTTAAATCCACGCTCAACAAGTTAGAAATAAGGAAGTTAGAGCAAAATCAGAGGCTAAATCAAAATTAAAAAATCACCAAAGTCTACATACAGCTGAATGGCGGCAAACTTACACTAAGCAATGCAGTGGAATTAACCAACTAGACGACTGATGTACTCATAAAGTATGAGAAGCGTGAACGACGGAATGTATACAAAACTACGATTCCCCGGTTTCTCGCAACAAGTCCGCATATTGATCATGCAAAATTTGCAAACCCCGACAATTCAAATCGTTGTTCCCTGACAAAGTTTTCTAGTTCTTGATATTTCTTTAAAAACCGTAAAGAATATTTGACAAATCTATAGATCGGCTCCAGGCCATTCATTCAATGGGACGCAGGACAGGAGAGCAGGACATCGGGTTCATTAGCGACATCAATGAGCAGAATTTCCAGCTAAACGCCCTGTGTCCGTGTCCCTAAGACCGAACCTTTTGACTTCGGCAACCTGGACAGTCAAAAATCCGTAATCACCTCAAAGCGCTATCACACAATCGATATAAGCCCCGATCGTGACGCCACCTGCCATTCAACTCAACAAGCTAAAATAGGCTTATGGCGCAATGTTCATGCGTCAACTGCAATGACTGCAAAGGACAATCAATATGGATTTAGTACGAATTATCTGTGCGGTCTTCCTGCCACCGCTCGGTGTTTTTCTACAAGTCGGGTTACGCGGCCCCTTTTGGATCAACTTGATTTTGACTTTCCTGGGATATATTCCGGGGATCGTGCATGCAATTTGGATTATTGCCAAAGAAGACTAATTCAATTTCTCCGCTACAATACAGCCGCTCATCTCATCACCGTTTGTCAATTGGCCCTTGAATGATTAGCTTCTTGCTCCAAACTGCGACCGATACGATCGCCCAATCAGGCTCGATTGATTCGACAATTGATCCCACAATTGTCATGAATGTCCGTATCCTCGGTGGCATGGTCGTGGGTTTATGGACCTTGGAGCTGATCGACTCGCTGCTCCTGCGGGGGAAACTCAATCGCTTCGGGATTCGCCCCCGTCAGTCCTACGGCATCAA encodes:
- a CDS encoding globin family protein, whose protein sequence is MSLQVELLEQSFEKVKPQAEAFAASFYDTLFTDAPAAKPLFAHVSIEEQAGKLLKSLVFVVNNLRNSEALVGALEGLGARHVKYGALPEHYPLVGAALLKTFESYLGADWTPDVKQAWVDAYGVITEVMLKGADYSEAEVALPEEEAPGLPVELLEQSFEKIKPQASEFAASFYDTLFTDSPAAKPLFAHVSLEQQASKLVKSLVFVVENLRNSEALVGALEGLGARHVKYGALPEHYPLVGSALLKTFESYLGADWTPDVKQAWVDAYGVITEVMLKGADYSAAEVALPAESPISKEIAPKGILGVFANLFGGK
- a CDS encoding cytochrome c3 family protein, encoding MAFKFSKTLNLRTVVISLCLVLIVGLGSAFAIEGDHRTIFLPGPTSNEHQLFEASCESCHDGFKPVSNDTCNRCHQAELKEDIHGKKKFLDPRWAEYRERMDVLTCTACHNEHVHIFSRGVHLQADLCMTCHEGVIKGEMKSHDGFAPDGCWTAGCHNFHDHRAISTGFLRDGMGQPAMLPKPELLPLKIEATEGTVPDPNL
- a CDS encoding YqaE/Pmp3 family membrane protein produces the protein MDLVRIICAVFLPPLGVFLQVGLRGPFWINLILTFLGYIPGIVHAIWIIAKED